ATCACTGTTTTAAcattatatttgaaatctagggttaaatcttcctttttacctaagttttaatccagagttgagaaaaatgtgaaaccacttggagtagcttagttttgaagtgtagtttgtaggaaaaatatggaaccttGTTAGGAacagaaagaaacccaccttcctttatagagcaagataaataggaggaaaatatgggaaatagatgtccttctttaaaaagcatgaaaaattcaccaaagtctcagTAACATGCCTTCaacctactgttaaaatttcaccctcagaatcactgtaggttttgagataaaaatggttaagtgcatgctatccttggtggtaaaatacttttaattctttgtggtaatccaatggaccccaaatttttacagtaactcattgaTGGCATGAGTAAGGcactgtaattttctcagtgcctTATGTTACTGTTTGCTTGTGGAACCATGTTTTGGATAAGAAATCGGTTTAAGGGAATAAAGAGATATAAGTCCTAATACACCTAatgggtaatttttggaagaggtaaaaaaacaTTTAGAAGTAAATAACTCTCCAAATGAACCCCAAACAACCCTAACaatgaccccaccttccttatgcaactctaagtgtAAGAatcttatatatgtacacaatcgccatcaaagtcaacctcgagtttaaaccacaacccaccttaGTTCATAAAGTTAATAAgagttagaaccttgtttaggtgaatgtggccgaaTTGCAACTTTCTTTCTAGCAATGAGTCATACCTTGCATCATTCGTACAAAGCATGGACAAATCTAAActctttgcatgtgcatgtcgtgtagaatctaatatcgccgacggaacctacgagctccaccctacgttgGAAGAGGAAACCGTCGCGGACCTACACCACgcggaagttgagcccgagctagatcaagaccctgaagacccgctaacttttcctgaaggcaagccccagtgcatgtttccctgttttaaattatgtaatatgttgatgcttatgattgtgcatttacgtttgtaggagttgattgcaaccatagatgcctgaacttagtaccttgatttgaacactagttgctaaggtcgagtagttgctgtgctaaatagaactcggtaaaagtcgagtgattgtgtgtcactcgcgagttataggagttgtttgtttactctttctacaactataaggatgacggacgggaccgggaatggttccgatgtggtggtttgccccgtctgtctagtaatgaacttgctaaggttgaaacgtgtcggcgttcatgatcaagtgtttgaaagtactaatctcatacctagtatggtatagggaagcttagtacctgattgaactgggatgTGTCATACCCCcttgctgtccttggaacgtcgttcccatggtgcatcatgtgggtgcaagtgcggtcacagtacggtagaggccgggactatggagcattgcatgccaaaggaagttggacttggcacgtgcctaagggatcaatggggacggctgacaaatgaagcgacccttcgtggtgcgcggatgtcgtgagattaggttcgccatgcatggttaataaattcaaatcgattcatttgcctctcacagtttgggactgcttgatcgctattctgcactgagtaaagatggaacttAAGGATGTTAAACTTGATGTTTGATCtctaattgtttggaaacaatgcttgcttagtaaaagctgctaatctagactggttaatgaacttagaacttgagctaaaattttgaaagtaaggaccaactgtaggcgcttttggcaaagcaaacccacagccaaaaagccttgcatgtctaggagttggttaattagttatcacctgtcgggttagtcttgctgagtattagttgctcagccttattggtggcttaacttttcaggtaatgtcgatagtttggctgctggcaccacttggcctacccagctcccttcgggttggatagtcgagtgggacccctcctcggacggcaagggCAGGGATCATTGCTATCATGAtcagcttcgtcatgatatcgtgtatcgacgtttagcttccgcttgttttacttcttcattgtttacaaccttgcaaactctgtttgagtttcgaaaactctgatgtaataaattgttgaactatgttaatgtgatgggaatgttgtagtctctgtgcccactcaccttcatgtgagcaatgcttctcgatcctgagtaagtggtttatcggatgaaatctgacggacgaccaagttagcttgcttaaagtgcatgatcgcatgttaggcgacttaagtgcattttagtcaggttaatttgggcggttccgccacatctaTATCTTCACAAGATGTTGCACAAGACTCTTTATGAACTCCTAACCGGTAAAAAGCCCAATGTGTCTTACTTTATAGTTTTTCGAAGTAAGTGCTTCATTCTCAAGAAGAAGCCCAAAAGCTCTAATTTTGCACCTAAAGTTGATGAAGGTTTTCTTCTTGCTTATGCCTCAAATGCTCATGGCTATCGTGTCTTCAACAAAGCCACCGGTTGTGTTGAAGTTGCGTGTGACGTGACATTTGATGAATCTAATGGCTCTCAAGTAGAGCCAGTTGCTTCACATGTTGTAGATAATGAAGAACCTCCATCACAAGCTATTGAGAAGATGGCCACAGGAGAAGTCAAGCATCAAGAGAAGGAAGATAATTGTGTCACAATTCATGGGCCAACAAATCAAGAAACCTATGCGAGCTCTGGAAATTCCGAAGAATCTTGCAAAAATTCCACAAGTTTCGGAAACTCCAGAGAAACTTCCATAAATTTTGGAACTCTGGAAAATTCCGGACAAACTTCCAGAAATTCCGGAAGTATTGATGAAGGTGCACAATATCAAGCCAAGAATGAGGATTTGATACAACCTCAAGCTTCCAACCCACATCCATGAGTTCATCAGAGTATTCAACGTGATCATCCTATGGATAATATTTTGGAAAgcatccaaagaggggtaaccACTCGTTCTCGTTTAGCAAATTTTTGTGAATATTACTCGTTTGTTTCCTCTTTGGAACCTCTTAAGAAAGATGAGGCATTGGACGATCCGGATTGGTTTGTACCATGAAAGAAGAGTTGAACAACTTCACTTAGAATGAAGTTTGGTCCTTAGTGGAATGCCCCAAGCAAAATGTCATTGGAACAAAATGGGTGTTTCgcaacaagcaagatgaaaaTGGCGTCGTAACAAGAAACAAAGCAAGGTTGGTTGCTCAAGGGTTCATTCAAATTAAAGGATTGGATTTTGGAGAAACATATGCACTGGTGGCAAGATTTGAAGCTATCCGCATATTATTATCATATGCCGCCCATCATGACTTCAAGTTATATCAAATGGATGTCAAGAGTGCATTCTTGAACGGACCAATCTCCGAAGTGGTTTATGTTGAGCAACCACCGGGATTTGAAGATCCCAAGTTACCCAACCACGTCTACAAGCTCCATAAGGTGCTTTATGGGCTTAAGCAAGCTCTaagagcatggtatgaatgccttaaAAATTTTCTCTTAAGGAAAGGCATTGAAATAGGCAAAGCTGATCCTACACTCTTCACTCGCAAAAAGGATAATGATTTATTTGTATGCCCaatatatgtcgatgacataatatttggttctactaatCAAGTGTGGGTTGATGAGTTTAGTAGGATCATGACTAAGAGATTTGAGATGTCCATTATGGGAGAGTTGAAGTTCTTTCTCGGTTTTCAAATCAAGCTACTCAAAGATGGCATATTCATTAGTCAAGCCAAGTACATTCAAGATATGCTCAAGAATTTTGACATGGAAAATGCCAAGCCCATCAAGACTCCTATGCCAAcaaatggacatcttgatctaaATGAAGATGGTAAGAGTGTggatcaaaaggtatatcaGTCTATGATTGGCTCTTTGCTTTATCTTTGTGCATCTAGACCTAATATTATGCTTAGTGTATGCATGTGTGCAAGGTTTCAAGCTAATCCTAAAGAATGTCATCTAATGGCCGTTAAGAGAATCTTAAGATATCTAGTACACACTCCTAACCTTAGCTTGTGGTATCCCAAAGGCTCCACTTTCAATCTACTTGGCTATTTCGATTTGGATTATGCTGGTTGCAAAGTAGATAGAAAGAGTACATCCGGGACTTGTCAATTCCTTGGTAggtccttggtgtcttggagttCCAAGAAACAAAACTCCATTGCCCTATCCACCGCCGAGGCCGAGTATGTTGCAGCCGGTGCTTGTTGTGCTCAACTACTATGGATGAGGCTCACCTTGAGAGACTTTAGTTGTGAGTTTATCAAAATTCCTCTCTTGTGTGACAATAAGAGTGCCATTAAACTAGCAAACAACCTCGTGAACCACTCTAGGAAAAAGCACATTGACATAAGATACTATTTCCTAAGAGATCATGAAGCCAAAGGAGATATCGCTCTTAGCCATGTGAGCACCGAAAAGCAACTAGCGGATATCTTCAAAAAGCCACTTGATGAGCAAAAATTTTATGCTTTGAGGAGTGAACTAAATATTTTGGATTCTCATAACATAGCTTGAAATCATGTGCATGTTTGAGTGACATAGGATATATTCCTTTCAAATGAAAAATCTTTCTCAAAATTGAATTGTGATTTTACTTTTATAAACATTTGGAGTTAACTTAGCTCTATCACTTGGATCATTGTTCTCATTGCTTGTTTGTTGGCTAATCTCAAGTGATAGAACTACTCATGCTCATATATATATTACTGCCATAGTCCTCCAAATCTATCCCAAATCAATTTCCACTCAAATCTAATGGCTATTAGCTAGGGGGAGCgaaattctccaaaaattttcCGGAAACTTCCAAACGTGCGGAAAATTCCGAAACTTTTTCGGAAAATTCCGGAAGTTATGGAACATTTCGTAattttttccaaatttttttgaaacttaacGGGTATTTACTTTTACCCCGAGGATTTAACTGGTTCATTCTATCTTTTTACCCCACTggcttctcctctcctccctctacTCCCTCCGCTGCCCCTAGGGAGATTTGGAGTTCCAACCACCAAAATTGCGCAAGATCAACAAGGAAGACTCCTTTTGCAAAGGGGATTCACGTGGTTTTGTTGGATTTGAAGTTTGAaggctctcctctcctctctccaaaGGTATACAAAGTTCATCTCGCCCGATCTCTCAATGTGGGTTGTTCCTTAGGTTTTCTTTTGGTTAGAACTCGTCACTAGCATGTATAGGCTTAGGATCTTCAGTTCCATATCAATCCCATGACGGATTCATCATATATGAGGTATTAGGGTTTTGTCCTGCGAGTTCTGGAATATTCCAGAGAAGTTTCGGAAATTCCGAAAGTTGTGAAAATTTTCGGAATTATTTTGGAAATCTCCACAAGTTGTGAAAAAATTCGGACATTTTGCCGGAATAATCCGAAACTCACATCCCAAATCTCTTTTATCAAGTTCTCGTTGAAGTTTTCATGAATCTTTGCTTATCCTGGTCATATTCTTGGTTTTATCGTGATGAGGAGGCAAAGAGATCCTCGTGCTAGTGCCACTCAAAGGAGGATCAAAGCTAGACATGATCCGAATCCTCCTAGGGTGATgagtgaagaagaggaggaggaggaggaagcgtaTGAGCAGGAAGAATCCCTAGAGGAACATCAGTTTGTTGTTGGTCTACGGAGGAAGGGAAAAGAACCAGTTGTTGAGTCATCCCGTAGATCCTCCCATGGTCAAGCTCCCTCTATGATGCCTACCATGGCTGTTCAACACAAAATAGTCAAGAGGACTTGGGGAATAGCTCATGATGTCTGTCCCAATACTCCTGAGCATCTCACTGCCACTTTTGCTCAAGATCAAAGGTCTGAACATATTTGCCCCACTCTTCATCGCCTTGTATGTCCTATGGGTTATGCTCCAAGGTTGGGAAAGAATTACAACAAGTTGTCAATGGCACTTAAGGAAGAGAGGGATTTCAATCCTTTTAGATATATCAAGATGGAGGGTATTGATCCACGGTTTTGGAATAAGTTTTAGTTGGATTTCTATAGCTCTGTGGTGCTTCGCAAGCCAAACAAAGCCCCATTGTTCCTATGAGGTATGTTGATTGGGATTATTATGACAAGGAGGACAATGCCACTTTTTAGAGAATCATCGCAAAATGTAAGGCATATGGTCTTTATGAGCTTATGGGATTCAAGTATGATTGGAATGCTGAAATTCTCGGACAATTTCAGAGCTCTTACTATTTTGAAGCAAGCACAAACTCTATTCATTGGACCACCATGGGTGAGCATCACTTCATTGACTATATGACCTTTTCTCACCTCTTGGTTCTTGGATCTAAGGATGAAGAATGTGATCCAATTCATGTTGAGCTCACGGTCAAGCCCAAAGATGTCCCCTTCATGTATTACAATCCTATGGTGGCTATACATGGGAGGCAAATAACTTGATTCCATATTACTTTGTGCTCAATCAATTCTTCAGGAACACAATTGATCCAAAGGAAGGAGATGCCATGACACTTAGCTACTATGCGGGCAATCTTTTGAACCGCATGGCTCCCAAAGGACGACCCTTCTGCATCTTTGATTTCATATGGAATAAGATTTGTTGTGCCATGATAGATTCTAGAAAGAATCTCCCATATGCTCCATACATCATGTACATGATTGAGAGGATCACAAAGATCACCTTCCCCAAAGATTGTGCCCATGAGCCACTTCGTGTTCATCCTTGAGATGATGATTGCCATCACCCTTCACTCACTTCTCATCGTCGTGCAGGATCTTCTAGTCACGCTCCATGCCATGATGATGAGCCTAGTGCTTCCTCTCCTCCAAGGCACTCCCAACGACCAAAGGCTTCTATGGTCAAGAAGGTGCTTAGGAGCATATTCTCTATGTGCAAGCATATGGCTCATGAAGTTAATGAGAACCAGCATGACATCATTGAGCTCAAGGCCGCTGCAGAACTCCCTATTGATCCATATCATGAGTTGTCGGAGTTCGATGATCCTTTTGCCGAGTGGGATGCCTTGGATGCTGCCGAGGCCCGTGCTGCTACTCTTCTCCTCCACCACGTGCACTAGTTGGTTCTTCTCGCCCTTGCCGCTCCACACGTGCTCCTTCTTCTccacatgaagaagaagaggatgacgaggatgacaatgatgatgatgacgaggaggaggacgatgactACAATGACGAGGAGTAGCTGCTGCCACCTTGATGGTTTTCAATTCCTTTTTGGCtcttgatgccaaagggggagtgaTTTGTAGATGGATTCCTGTATCAAAACTTATTTTTATGGTGTGCAAGACTATGTGAGCATGAGAACTTGTAATGGGTGACTTTGATTGCTTAGAACTGCTTTTATCTATCCAAGGTTGATGGTTGCTAGTGTGAAAAATTTCTGTGATGAATGTTTTTTGAGTTTGGAAGAATGTACGGAGAATTCCGGAAATTTCTTTGGAAAATTTTGGAACTCCGAAAAATTCCGGAGATTGTTTTAGAAATCTCGGGACATTCTACCACTTTTCTCTTTGATTATTTGTTGAAGTGGATATTCTATCATATGCATCACAGATGACTTGTTTCACACTTTCCATGCACCCCACTGTTGTCAAGGACATGTGCACCCTTCATATTTTTCACTTATATTGTGCCAAATGACATTTAAAAGGTCCTTTTGGAATTCAAGTCCTTATGGCACAAGTTAAGGGGGAGTTGCACATGTTCTTACTTATCATTTACGTTTTGATATATTATACTCTCTCTTGTAAGACTTAAgcatgttgtcatcaatcaccaaaaagggggagattgaatAGTATCTTAGCCCccttaagtgggttttggtgatttaATGACGCAAGCTTAAGTATCTAACAAAGTTTCAAGTGCATAAGCAGGTTTGAAAGGATTATTGGTCATGAAGCACTTGTGATGGACCTCTCAAAATGAAATGAATAAATAAACAGCATACCTTGAATACTAAATTTgttttcggtttgaatttgagtatagtaATGTTACATTATTAAGAGGGAGGCGAAATCTCTGATCTTTAcgttgaaaaaggtgctcaagatgacctaacaaacctatgagagacacctttgcacctgcacatcacatgggGTTACTTAGAATGGTGCTAACTTGAGAGTTCCGGAATTTTCCAGAAAATCTTTCAGAATATTCCAGAAGTTACAGAGTTTCCGGAGAAGTTCCAGAGGTCCGGATTTTTCTGAAAAGTTTTCTGGAAGAATTCGAAGGTTCCAGAAGTTAACAAAGAAAGTTTTGGAAAATTCTGGAACTTAACCCCCAATGGCTAGTTTCGGcgtgaaggggtataaatacctcCTCACCCCCTCCCACAGAAGCTCTCTTGACCTCTCACTGTGCTGAACTTCAGAAAAGCTTCTAACTCCCCTCTATGCTCCCCTTTGGCATTCTTTGTGAGCTTTGGTGGGGATTTGAGGAGGGATTCAAGAGAGAGCAAGggagagtgctagtgagctgaatctccatctcttgagcaccttgttcttcgTCGAGCCGGTGATTCCGTGTTTGTTACctttggagcttcaagctcctagccggctaggTGTTGCCCGTCGAGCATCAAAGGATTGTGGCTTccccgggaagtttgtattaccccgacaattgagtaagtgactctagcttgatctttgtggtcgctagagggaggaaagtggcttaggagTGAAAATCCCACCCTTCATGGGTCCTGAACAGAGACGTAggcttcaaggtgtgaagctgaactctgggaaacaaatccttgtgtctcttaTGCTTATTGTTCTTAAATTcattcatattcaagcatagaacatatttctagggtttgagctcgatctacttttctagcaaGTTTTCAGTTGTGCCATCTTGTGCCAAAGGTTTAGAATAACTTGGTGAATAACCTATATTCATCGATTTACTTTTCAGCAAGTTTTTCTTGAGGTTGTAGTTCAAATCTTTCAATCTCCGGAAAATCCAAAGATTTCTCCGAAAATTCCAAAAGTTTCGAAATTTCTGGAACAATtttcggaaatttccggaaGTCGCCGATAAACTTGTTCGAAGTTGTAAAAAATTTTCaggttcgactattcacccTCCTCTAGTCGACATCCTATATTCTTTCACCCAAGCATaaaatactacctcgggtaccccctcagtACGTTGCCGGGTCTAAAAACCGATAGCTGGAGCGTCAGGTTAGGGCTCTTGCTAAAGATCCATCGGTGAACTCAATggctcaaatcatcatcaagcccactgTCACGTTCGAAGTAGGCACTAcgttcatcttcagctcctagGTCTGCATCGCGGACAGCACTAGAAATTTCCACCACCACATCACACCAGCCCCGAAGGAGAAGCAGTATGATATCAACCTTCATTATCAaactttggaggatttcgttgaaaaattcaacaaaattttcgacTTCTTCCGAGGTTCGATGGACAAGTCCAtgtacaactcaacttctcccaccagtcgaACTGGTTCCCACGAactggcgcttaagccatcatGTGAATCGGTCTATGatacaagtcgattcccgtttGACTCCGAAACTCGGGTACtgtctaccaagctaccctgtccagatcttagtccaactcggatttgattGAAGACCTCAACTACTAATCAGATCCAGACGAGGAAAACCCTTATTAGGTCCGCagtagggcctggtaatcacatctactccacaagccAGATTCGTCTACAGGACCATCATGAAGTCGCCAGCTCTCACCAAGTACGATGAGTCACGCCTGGTCGCCTATCATGACAACCTTCCATACTAGGAGGGAACTCCTCTATTgtctatctacgaagaagacggccCTACAGAGATCATCACGTCAAGGTCGGGTAGTTTCTCCCCAAAGCGAGAACTGCTCGCCATCATCGCTGCACAAGATGGTAGCAGTGAAGAACCACTAGAAAGGAATCCATGACACGAACGTCATCCAGACGATGTCTCGTAGGTGAACTCACCACCAATGTGCAAGGAGAAGAGACCGAGTCTCAAAGGAACcaacgacgagcaagaaacattGCAAGGTTGGAGCATCGCCGCCACCTTGCAAATGaactacccatcatgaacttggatcacacgtttgaagcagttcaatcgcgtcaTCATCACACTTCTCTCATCACCATTGCTTTCATTGACCTGATTACTCGAGCAATGCCACAAActaagtacaccaggcaactggctCTACTGGCGGAGCATGCACACTAGCAGCTCGATTAGCAGAATCCGATCAGCTCAGTTCGACGCACCTCTTCCCATCATGGCAGTAGCACTAGACCTAGTCGAAATGAGGATGCCAGGCCAAGTTGAAACGAAGTACCCAAAATCGAGCATCCCAGACCAAGTCAGCACAGGGCGGAAAGTAGTCAGGTAGAACCCTCAGGAGGCCGAGGCCACCGTGGGCCACATCCAGAACCTGAACGCGTAGTACATGACCTCCATCAAAAGCTCAATAACAACTGTGACACCCGTATAATCATTGAAGGGGACCACCACAAGCGCGACCAGGAAGCCGACTACTCGGGAGAACATTCTGATGGATTTCCcaccttctcaaaatgagtacaAAAGACGGTCCTACATGACAAATTTAAACCTTCGGTTattaccaagtatgatggcaagcaacacccagtccaatggctgaggTGCTACTTGCTGTTAGTCTAGGCGGCGGGAAGAAGCGATGAGactaaagtcatctacttccccatctgcatggaggcagggccactcacatggctcaaatTTCTAGAAGAGGGCTCCATTGACACATGGAGTTAACTAAAGGTGgagttcacaaacaacttcacaGGGGCAATGCAACGCCCTGGAATCAGGatcaacttgtctcaagtcaaacaacaacaagaCGAGACCCTGCATAGATATCTATGCcatttctttgacaagaaggccactatcatggacatcacggaatGGGACGCCATAGATTgtttccagaacggtctctatgatcaccgaatgttccaagactttggcagaagacgcccggaagatatcaagtctctcaagattaTGATACAAACCTGGGTAGataaagaagacaaggagatcgagcTATTCGAGTCTAGTTGTAACAGAGGCCAGAGCAACAACAACCAAAGTAATGGCCAACATAACAACAAGAATCGCAACGATCGCTCcaatgacaaccgaggcaactactcgggtggtcaaaatcgcaagaggaagccagatAATACTGTCATGGTGATGTCCTAGCCCTCCAAGAAAAGCGGCGGAAATCAAGAGAGGACTCCGTTtaaggagctcctgaagaagcagtgcccgTGGCACCCACGCTCCAAACACTCTGTGAGGGATTTTTATAGCCTTcatagagtcatgaaagatctgctggaatcttctggagcaaaggacaaaggcaaggccaaagaatatgaagacgacgatgacaacggcaagttccagaacccgtccaatACCGTCAACGTTATCTACGGCGGCACACCGGGTATTGCCACAAAGCGGTCCTAGAAACTAGCCCTCtgggagatcatgtccattaAATCAGCAACgcctacgttcctcaagtggtccgaggtgccaatcaccttttcaagaaaggatcagtggacaAGCTTCTCTGACCCAAAATGCTACCCTCTCGTCCTGGATCCAATAGTCGCAGGCTCtagactcacaaaagtactcatcgatggcagcAGTGGCCTCAATGTGCTCTTTGCCAAAACTTTGAGAAAAATGAGCCTCGACGTTACGGATATACTCACCCcgacgaactctccattctatgggacTGTCCCAGGCAACGCAGTTGTACCCCTTgctcaggtggttttgccagttaccttcaggATAAAGGATcactaccgaaccgagtacatccggttcgaggtggctgatTTCGAAACATCGtatcatgccatcctcggaagaccagcactggccaagttcatggtcatcccgcattatgtgtacctagtactcaaaatgctagaacccaagggagtactatccctgcgcggagacttaGAATAGATCctacgactgcgacacagaagccgtggagtTGGCAGCagctactcaagtgccaaagtCCATGATGCAAGTCTCTGCCACCTCCAAGAAACTGTCTCCAACAGAACTTAAGATTCTAGAAAAGAAGTCAGGGACAACCAAGGTCAAGTCGGCAAGTGAAgtcgatatcaaagccattgaccttgagactggcgATAGCTCCAAAACAGTTCTGATTGGTTCatggctggatcctaaataggaagacgcgctcgtTAGCTATCTTcgagccaaccgagacatctttgcttggaaaccatctGATATGtcgggggtgcctagggagttgatcgagcact
Above is a genomic segment from Setaria viridis chromosome 4, Setaria_viridis_v4.0, whole genome shotgun sequence containing:
- the LOC140222647 gene encoding secreted RxLR effector protein 161-like, translated to MENAKPIKTPMPTNGHLDLNEDGKSVDQKVYQSMIGSLLYLCASRPNIMLSVCMCARFQANPKECHLMAVKRILRYLVHTPNLSLWYPKGSTFNLLGYFDLDYAGCKVDRKSTSGTCQFLGRSLVSWSSKKQNSIALSTAEAEYVAAGACCAQLLWMRLTLRDFSCEFIKIPLLCDNKSAIKLANNLVNHSRKKHIDIRYYFLRDHEAKGDIALSHVSTEKQLADIFKKPLDEQKFYALRSELNILDSHNIA